The window AACGAAGGTCTGGATGCTGTCGTACATGAAATCCAAACCATCCGACTCGCCTGGAGCGTTCAGCAAGTCAATGACCTGCTGACCGTCCCTGGCCTGTTGTTCCTTGACGTCGGACTCGACGCTCCATGAGCGAGAGCTGTGCGAAATGTTCCCCGGTCCAGCGAGGCCTGGCTGGAGTTCGCTTGGTGTCTGTAACTGGACCGAATTGTCGAGCGCTGTTTGGGCATCCATGAAACCGTCGAACTGCCGTTCGCCGCCTGTGCCTGAGTTCCGCGACGAAGAGAACGCAGTCccaaggccggcaacggcgccatTTGCGCCGCGGTAGACAGCAGCCTGTCCCCGGCTCCCAGAGTCCTGGGCAGAGTTGGTGCCGGTGCTTGCCTCGGCCTTCGAAGAAGTCCCGCTTCGGAGCCCATCAATATCAGGGCGGCCTGCCAGGGCAACTCGGGAGAGGTTGACTACTGACGTTGCAAGGCGATTTGAGAATGAAGGCTCGGGTTGTGCATCACCTTCTCCTTGCTGGTTTCGAGTgtctccttcgccctcgaTCCTGGTGGGCGCTGTAGAGGATGAttctcttcccttccccttgaACTTGCTCTCGGCGTCATGGCTATTGTGTTGGTCCATGGTAGAGGCGGCCAGGAGCGATCGGTTGTGGGTTCCGGTGTGAGCAATGATGCTGTGTTGGCTTGGAAATGACTAAACGCTACGGTGCACAGCCGGCAAGATATGGCTTGGGGGAATGTCGGGCCACCGAGATTTCTTGCTCGTGACTCTCCGAGTAGGTTGGCACCCAAACGGGCCCGAATCGAGAGCGAGAAGCCAGTCGCTGATCGCTCCATTTGGCCGGGCGTCTCGCAGCGAGCTCCGATCAGCCGATACCAGAGCTTTTAAGTTACACATGCATGGCGTGCTTAGATTCGGTTGAAACCACTACATAGCTGCAAGTAAAAGTTATGGAAGGGAGAAAGACTCTAGCATAACAGGCACATGACAAACGATAAAGAAGCGAGGTTGCAAATGTAGAAAGAACCTGGTCTGCCAGCAAACACTTCTTGATCTTGAGCATGTACTTGCTAATTGGCACCTGTCCGCCCTAACAATGTGTAATGACCATTATCTGCACATAGTATACCAATATTGCCTATCCGTACTTCGTAAAGATATTGATCCATCAATTCACCAAGCACCTGGCCCAGGTCTCAACGAGGATCGCATTGGCCTCTTTTCAGATTGCCGGAAATAGCGGACGGCTAGTACCCACTGCCCAGAgaatggggggaggggggtggagTTGCATCTGTTTTCTTCCTCGCATATCCGCAACCGCCTCTGAGCGTCCCGCAGCTAGCCAACATGTTTATGAATCAAGGCTAGTATCGGTATCGATCTGGGAGGCAACATGTCCGAGTGGTTAAGGAGTCAGACTTGAATTATTCATATCTTCATCTGATGGCTTCGGCCGCGTAGGTTCGAACCCTGCTGTTGTCGGCTTTTTGTTGCCTACCTAGACTAAGTGGTGATTGATGCGGTGAACGAACGGAGGGAGGGACGGGTGATGATTGAGGCGACAAGCGATTCGGCCTTCAGACACGTTCTTTTCTCATTCTTCTTTTTGTGTGCGTTCTGTTCCTCTGCTTCGATGTAATAATCGTGAACATGGCAGGCATGTAGGTAATCGAGCGAGGTCAAAAGTGACGACGCTCAGCTGGGTAGCGCAGCTTAAGCTTCAGAGTTGTGGATGCGATCGGGATGCCTAGCACCCCTCACCGTGCCTGGGTCGCCTGCTGAACGGTTCCGGCACACGACAGAGTAAAGAAATATAAATGGATTCCTTACCTACCCCACCCAGGATATGCGTGAGGCGAGTGAGCTGAGAAGTCTGAGGACGGAAGGTAGCTTCCACTTCCGCATCTGCGTGTCGAATGGAAATGGAAGGCATCATGGTTTTTGAACAATGTCGGCGTAGCAGAAAAGTTACCCGGGATAAATGTAGCGATGCCACCTCAAGCAATGCAGGGCAGCTGCCGCACGCACACGATGCCGCCCACATCTTAGTTGCCTCCTGGCTACATTGTCAGATTACCTAAGCTACCTGCGGTACCTTCCGTCCGCTCTGACGGAACGGAAGTACCTCACTTGCTCatcccactcactcactgccCATTTCCATCCCCATTCCCGTTCCCATCGCAGTGTAGCAGACAGACCACAGCACCGGCAGACCGCAGACAGCCCACCACCGGTCggggacagcagcagcgcaaCATCCATTGCCCTTCCTAGCGTCACCTCTTTCCATCACATCCATCACCCACCGCACCGcctctctcccactctctcACACACCTACTACAACGCACCCCCAACCTCAACCTTGCGCATTCCTGCACCCTGTATTTGGTCTGCCCGCTGCCGCGCTGCGATACCCCCCCAAGAAATAAAGTACAACTCCCGACCAACATCCCCAGGTCGCCCAAAAACCTCACCCGTCGCTGCATCCGACGAAATTGCTCTGCTAGTCACAATCCCCATACGCTTTGTCCAGTACCGCAACACGCACAAGCTTCCTTTCTGTTAAGGAACCCATCTCCGCGAGCTACCTACTGgcctcccttcttcccctccctcccccgtccGTCAACTTCAACCCGCCGGCCCTACCTTATCCCAAAGGGAAACAGAAAATCGTTGGCCGTACGTCGCCGCAATTGCCCCTCGCTCTCTACTCCGTTTCGCCTGCGTGGTTTTACATCGACTGCATATATCGTCGCAGAAGTTTCTCAACACCGCCGATACGATACGCCTCTCGAAGTGCGACTCTCGTTTGGCTCATCCCAACCCTATCCGCCTCGCCCCGTGCTGAAAGACAGCTTCCCCTCCACAGCACGACTAGAGCTCGCCCCTCCTCGACGTGCCCCGCcacctcgcctcctccgtccaTCTCAACATCTACAGGTCCATTTCTTAGACATCTCAGAGCTGGTCAGCAATCATGGTGGACAGTGACACGAACTCCCCCACGTGGAAGTTCACCCAGTATGTGCCCGTCTGCTTGCTCCCTGTCTTCTTTTCATCTCCGACATGGCTGCCCCACCCCTGCTTAACTGAGTGCTTACCCGACGCAACAGATGCTTTGGCGACAAGGGCGATGTGGAGGACATCACCGAAGGTCAGTCACCTACCTGTACACCCGTGTCTACCGCCACCCTTTCCGCGAGGTCCATGCTGCACCCATTTCGTCCTGCGTATATCTAATTCGGCATCCTCTCGTCTAGCTGATATCATCTCGACGGTCGAGTTCGATCACACGGGCAATTACCTAGCGACAGGAGACAAGGGCGGTCGTGTTGTGCTGTTCGAACGGAACGAGACGGTGAGTCTGGCCTGGCCCGTTGATATACGATGACGACTTGCTATGCGGCTATTACTGATGCCCTCGAGCAGAAAAAGACATGCGAGTACAAGTTCCATACGGAGTTTCAGTCCCACGAGCCCGAGTTCGACTACCTGAAATCTTTGGAGATCGAGGAGAAAATCAACAAGATCAAGTGGTGCCGCCGACAGAATGCATCCCATTACCTGCTCTCAACAAATGACAAGACAATCAAGTTATGGAAGGTCTTTGAGAAGTCGCTCAAGGTCGTTGCCGAGAACAACTTGTCTGACGACCTGACTCCCGCAAACCTCGCTGGAGGTGGAGGCGCTCCGAAACAGTCGCCTGCGCATCGCTTCAAAAACGCCGAGGACCTGATCATGCCTCGCCTCACTCACCacgacaccgtcgtcgccgctgtGCCCCGCCGGACCTATGCCAATGCCCACGCCTACCACATCAACAGTATATCAGTCAATAGCGATGGCGAGACATTTATCAGCAGCGACGACCTCCGCATCAACTTGTGGAACCTTAACATTCAGGATCAGAGCTTCAACATTGTCGATATCAAGCCGGCCAACATGGAGGAGCTAACCGAGGTGATAACTGCCGCCGAATTTCATCCCCTGAGCTGTAATTGGTTCATGTATGCAAGCTCCAAGGGCACCATCAAGCTTGCCGACATGCGTCAGAGCGCCCTGTGCGACAGTCATGCAAAGCGTACGTTTAGCGTTTGTCCCCATCTGATTGTAGCTGACGCGGCCTGACGGATACCAGTCTtcgaacaagaagaagacccATCTTCAAGGTCATTCTTCTCCGAAATTATCTCGTCAATCTCGGACGTTCGCTTCTCTTACGACGGCCGTTACATTCTTTCTCGTGACTACCTGACTGTGAAGATATGGGATATCAACATGGAGCGCCAGCCAGTCAAGACGATTCCCATTCACGAACACCTGCGTCCCCGGCTCTGCGACACGTATGAGAATGACAGCATATTTGACAAGTTCGAGGTAGTCTTCTCAGGAGACGCCAAGAATGTCATGACTGGCagctacaacaacaacttcATGATCTACCCGTCGGACCCAGAGAAAGAAGTCGAGGTGGTGCTGCAGGCTGATAAGTCGGCAttcaaggccaagaaggttGGCGTGCCGACGCCCATCAACTCATCTACCAGCCCAACTGCAACCAACGGTGGCAAGAAGGGAGGTTCTCGTGCTGGTAgccctgctgctggagctggcgGCCAGGGACAAAGAATGCGCAAGGAAACTGATGCCGACCAGATCGACTTCAACAAGAAGATCCTACACATGAGTTGGCATCCATTTGAGGATAGCATTGCGATTGCGGCGACGAACAACGTAAGATATTTCTGCTGCACACTCCATTTCCTTTCCGTGTTGTCGCCGAAATATTGAACGTGCTGACATGTCATTTCCTGGCGCAGTTATTCGTCTTTTCTGCACTATAAAGTCGGCAAAGGACTGGGTTCCTTGAGGACCAGGCTGAGTGGGGAGGGCTCATGAGTGACGGAACATGGCGTGGCAGGACGGTATGAAAATGcgggtcgagggcgtcggctTTCACGATGAAGCAATTTTTGTCGATAGGAAGAGCCGTCCGTGATCTGTGTCGCAGCCGTGGCTGATTGATACGACCGCCGTCACTGCCAGCTAAACTCGGGGACTGAGAGGCCAATACGAGCAGCAGGAAGGAACCTGCTGGGTACAACGGGCCATCGAAAGGCGCTTGGGGGAAGCATGGGATTGAGAAGTGGTGGATGACATGAAAGAAGCACTATGGATAGATGGACCCGCCAACCGTATCACGGTGGCGATGCTTCGCTGATTTCTTCGCAGAATTGAAGGCAACGAAGTTCTCACAATGAAATGATGTATGTGCATGTTTGGTTGTATTGAGTCAGGACGGACTAAACGTTTCCTCCAGAGCCGCCTTTTCGCTCCTCTGgtttgtttgtgtgtgtgtgtgatcAGTCCAAAAACATTAGAGGTAGTTAGGTAGAATTCTACCAGCCTGTATCTACCtatgtacctaggtaggtatctaAGGCacttaggtaggtaaggaGGTTTCTGATATGCTTAATGCCTTATCTTATCAGGGAATGACGCGCCGCCCACTACCTAGTAACGGTCATTCTGTGTATTTATTTAGTTGTTAATGTCTAGCTTCAGTACAAACACGTGAGGAACCTCATTGGTAATAGCTGCACGAGCTGACGCCCAATTTCTTTACAGACTTGAGTGACTTTGATACCCGCGACTTGGAGTTGGTTGTGCCGTTGGACCAAGCTGTAGTGCGGCAAGTAAGGCGCGAGAAGACACTAGACCAGATGCAAGCTTGCTCGTTTTAGGCATTAAGTGGAGTCCCCGCTTCGCCAGCCTGGCAGCTTCTGTTAACTGTTCCGCTGTCATTGGCCACTCTGAGTCTTGGTTGCTTGCAATCTGCCGGGCACGTtacacctctctctctctctctattttGAAACCCGCCCAAAAAGTACAACACCCTACTGTTACCGTTCCTACACAGGCtccgacggcctcgatgacctcctcggcgcctaCCCGAAGACGCGGCCAGCCGAAAGGCATTTCATCGCTCTCCTCGGAGAAGATGGAACCCGCCCCCcggggcgacgatgacgagaagaacATCACCGACAACGCCAATGGATCGGCCATGAACGGACACCCTTCGACTGAGAAGCCCATACAAATAGCTGGCCGCATCGTCACAAGTCTATTTGCCCAATGGATCGCAGTTGGTGTTATGCTTGGTCTGATCTTTGGCGGATGCTGCTCCAATGTCGGTTATCCCGTACCTCTTCAACTGCTCCAGGGAATCGACGCGCTGACATCCCTGTACATAGGTCTACGCCTTAGAGGCTATTATCAAGTCAGTGCGAATTGTTCCCCATCTTGTCGTCATTTGCTCACCAAACTTCGCCTCCTTAGAGTCGAACCCGCGAGCGGTATGTTCAATCTAGGTCGCTGACTTGCGACAGCGTGCTGACGAGCGCTGTGTATAGGAACTCTCTTGACCTTCGTCCAATTTCTCTTCGTAGCCATCACCGGATACTTCTCTCAATTTGACGGATCAAGGCCTCCCTTCTTTATCCGGGAAAACAGGGTTCCTTTGCGCCGGTGGATCATTAATATTGTGCTGTTCTTCAGCATCAACGTGTTGAACAACCACGCCTTCAGCTACGACATCTCCGTTCCTGTTCACATTATTTTGCGCTCCGGTGGAAGCATCACAACAATGATTGCTGGGACCCTCTACGGGAAGAAGTACTCGCGCATACAGATTGTAGCGGTTGTCCTTCTAACCTTTGGTGTCATCACTGCAGCGTGGTCGGACGCACAATCCAAGGCAAGCCACAATACAAGGTTAATCAAGAAGAGGCGCTGACATTgcccccaaaaaaaaaacaggaCTCATCAAAATCAGCCGAGAAAAGCGATAGACCCGCGTTTGGGACCGGTCTCATTATTCTCTTCGTGGCGCAAGTTCTCTCTGCCATCATGGGTCTCTACACTGAGGAGACGTACAAGAAATACGGACCTCAGTGGAGAGAGAACCTGTTCTACTCGCATTTGTTATCCCTGCCACTTTTCCTGCCATTTGCGCCCTCGCTGATCCGTCAATTTCGACGACTGGCCGACAGCCCACCCTTATCGCTGCCGTTGCTGGCACAGCTTACTGGCCCTGGCTTTGGTGAAgatgctggaggaggaatgGCCAAATTTCGCATCCCGAGCCAACTTGCGTACCTCGCAACAAATGTTCTTACACAGTACGCATGCATCAGGGGTGTCAACCTTTTGGCTGCTGTGTCTTCAGCACTGACTGTCACCATCGTGCTGAACATTCGCAAGCTGGTCAGCCTGCTCTTGAGCATATGGCTCTTTGGAAATCGCCTGGCCGTGGGAACGCTGGTTGGAGCAATCATCGTCTTCGGTGCCGGAGGACTATACTCATTAGATTCTAGAGCCAAGACGTCGAGAGTACAGAAGGGGTCGGATACGAAATAGAGCCCTGCGTTATGTAAAGGTGTAGATGTGCTCATCAAGTATTAGAGATAAATTGACCAATGTTTATCATGGTGACTCGGCACGACGGGCCTGGACCGTGAAAAAATTGAGTCTTGGTTGAGTCACAAACTCGGCTTGGAATGAGTTACAGGGACGGATAAGATACGTGACAATGGCTACCGCTTGGTACCCAACTAGTTAATTGTAGACATACTCCACCCTTATAGGACCCCGCCGTGACTGTATGCCGGAGATCGGAGCCAACCGCTCTCCAAGCCTCTTATCCAATCGACATCCCACATGGTGTCTCCATCAATGCGATTAACCGGTACAGCGATAGCGATAGGCCAAAATCTTATCATCATAATTCGGCTGCCCATCGCTCATGATGTTTGCTTCggggtttcttcttttttttcttgggGGGGAGCGCTCTACAACACTTTGCGACAGGGTTTTAAAGGCTAGGTTCTCGAAATGGCTGGTATGTACCCTTTTGAAGCCTCTTCCCCCAAATCAACATAGTTGGCATGTTTACGCTGGTAAGTCGTTCGTCCCAAATGCGACCGTCGAGAtccctccctcagctctgAGCTTCATGCTGATAGAACCACTCTATTTAGACACAAGTTTCCTTGAAAAAGACCCAACATCCGCCTCGACATCTCCCAAACGAGACAATACGTTCCTACTCCATGACGTGGACACCGATTCTGACGGCGAACTAGCCGCTCAGGGTTCCCGAGGTGACACAGGCTCCGAGGGGTCGGGAGGGCAAACCAAGGACGATGTACATCCGTCAGATGCAGATCCTGTATCACCCCGCGGACAGAGTCACGACGGCGCTGGTCTGCAGGATGGCATGCTTCCTCGCGACCTTCCCACCCGAACTGCTTTTTACGACCCAGTTGCGGAGCGCCAGATGAGCCAGACGGACGCCAAACTTTTCTATCAACGGAGCCAAATTGGTCAGCTCAAGACGGGGAGTAGTGTGTGGTCTCAGGGTCATTCCACGCCTCCTCATGGCAgccccgtcatcgtcggctcggAGCATCGCGATCTCACCGTCGGCCCGCGAGCGGTCGAGCACCCAATGGATTCGTCCCCTTTGAGCAAGGAACGCGGTACGTCGAGTGCGAAGGCGTCGCCGCACGAGGACGCGATGCTACCGGAACCGACTCAGCAGCGCGTTTACCAATATTTTGGGGCGGAGAGCttgccccctccccggaGTCGTCCTTCTCAAGAAGGCTCACAAGCACTTGCAAACCAAGAGCCATGCGACTTGAATTTTGATCACAACACTGGCTCGAATACCGGTATCCCGAACCATCCTaccgccctcggcgtagCTGCCTTTTCGGACACGGACCCTCACATCACAGCCGAGCTCAGTGCCATCTCTAAGAACATTCAGAGCATCATGGATCTCCGAGAGAGGTACATTGGGCTTTCTCTGCAGGGGCCGGATGACAACCCAAGGGATGAGCCGTCCTGGTCGATTTacccccctccaccccaGCCAGCATGGGGAACTGAGCGCTCTAGAGCTGTGACCACCGCCGAGCACATCACTAGTGCATCCAACAGCCTAGCCGGCAGCATGGTCTTGCCCCCTGCCGCTGGCGACTACGCGGGTCGTCAGGTGCCTGACGTTGAGACGAAGCCAACACCCAAGAAGCGAAAGCCCGGCCAAGACATTGGCGAGGACTTCAAAATGGACGATCTacttccccttccctcggCCGACAAGATGACGTTCAAGCTAGATGACAGCGGTGTTTACCAAGtcttcgaggacgaggaagccgaggccaACGGAGCTCCTATTGTCCGTGTTCCTACCATCCGAGAGTTCTACATGGATCTGGACCAGATTCTTAGCATTTCCTCAGATGGGCCTAGCAAGAGTTTTGCCTTCCGCCGACTTCAGTACCTCGAGGGCAAGTTCAATCTATATGCCCTTCTCAACGAGTACCAAGAGACGGCAGACAGTAAGAAAGTGCCCCACAGAGACTTTTACAATGTGCGCAAGGTCGACACCCACGTTCATCACTCTGCCTGCATGAACCAGAAGCATCTCCTGCGTTTCATTAAGAGCAAGATGAAGAAGTGTCCTGATGAGGTGGTGCTCTATCGCGATGATCGGCATCTCACTCTAGCAGAGGTCTTCCAGAGTATCAACCTTACCGCATACGATCTTTCCATCGATACTCTGGATATGCATGTGAGTTTGCACCCATTCTGGGCCCATGAGCGTGATGGCTAATCCAACCCCAAAGGCGCACACCGACTCTTTCCACAGATTCGACAAGTTCAACCTCAAGTACAACCCCATTGGCGAGTCTCGACTTCGAACAATCTTCCTTAAGACGGACAACTTTATCAACGGACGATACTTGGCCGAAATCACCAAGGAGGTCATTGCTGATCTCGAGTCGAGCAAGTACCAGATGGTGGAGTGGCGAATTTCCATCTACGGTAAATCTCTCGACGAGTGGGACAAACTCGCAGCCTGGGTTGTCGACAATAAGCTCTTCTCTCACAACGTTCGGTGGCTGATTCAGATTCCGCGCTTGTATGATGTGTACAAGG is drawn from Colletotrichum destructivum chromosome 6, complete sequence and contains these coding sequences:
- a CDS encoding Putative protein phosphatase 2A regulatory subunit PR55, WD40-repeat-containing domain superfamily; the protein is MVDSDTNSPTWKFTQCFGDKGDVEDITEADIISTVEFDHTGNYLATGDKGGRVVLFERNETKKTCEYKFHTEFQSHEPEFDYLKSLEIEEKINKIKWCRRQNASHYLLSTNDKTIKLWKVFEKSLKVVAENNLSDDLTPANLAGGGGAPKQSPAHRFKNAEDLIMPRLTHHDTVVAAVPRRTYANAHAYHINSISVNSDGETFISSDDLRINLWNLNIQDQSFNIVDIKPANMEELTEVITAAEFHPLSCNWFMYASSKGTIKLADMRQSALCDSHAKLFEQEEDPSSRSFFSEIISSISDVRFSYDGRYILSRDYLTVKIWDINMERQPVKTIPIHEHLRPRLCDTYENDSIFDKFEVVFSGDAKNVMTGSYNNNFMIYPSDPEKEVEVVLQADKSAFKAKKVGVPTPINSSTSPTATNGGKKGGSRAGSPAAGAGGQGQRMRKETDADQIDFNKKILHMSWHPFEDSIAIAATNNLFVFSAL
- a CDS encoding Putative AMP deaminase, metal-dependent hydrolase; the protein is MMFASGFLLFFLGGERSTTLCDRVLKARFSKWLVCTLLKPLPPNQHSWHVYADTSFLEKDPTSASTSPKRDNTFLLHDVDTDSDGELAAQGSRGDTGSEGSGGQTKDDVHPSDADPVSPRGQSHDGAGLQDGMLPRDLPTRTAFYDPVAERQMSQTDAKLFYQRSQIGQLKTGSSVWSQGHSTPPHGSPVIVGSEHRDLTVGPRAVEHPMDSSPLSKERGTSSAKASPHEDAMLPEPTQQRVYQYFGAESLPPPRSRPSQEGSQALANQEPCDLNFDHNTGSNTGIPNHPTALGVAAFSDTDPHITAELSAISKNIQSIMDLRERYIGLSLQGPDDNPRDEPSWSIYPPPPQPAWGTERSRAVTTAEHITSASNSLAGSMVLPPAAGDYAGRQVPDVETKPTPKKRKPGQDIGEDFKMDDLLPLPSADKMTFKLDDSGVYQVFEDEEAEANGAPIVRVPTIREFYMDLDQILSISSDGPSKSFAFRRLQYLEGKFNLYALLNEYQETADSKKVPHRDFYNVRKVDTHVHHSACMNQKHLLRFIKSKMKKCPDEVVLYRDDRHLTLAEVFQSINLTAYDLSIDTLDMHAHTDSFHRFDKFNLKYNPIGESRLRTIFLKTDNFINGRYLAEITKEVIADLESSKYQMVEWRISIYGKSLDEWDKLAAWVVDNKLFSHNVRWLIQIPRLYDVYKASGLMDTFEQVVKNVFEPLFEVSRDPSSHPKLHVFLQRVIGFDSVDDESKVERRLFKKFPVPKVWDSKQNPPYSYWLYYLFANMSSLNALRKRRGFNTFVLRPHCGEAGDSEHLAVALLCCHSISHGLLLRKVPLLQYIFYLEQIGIAMSPLSNNALFLAYERNPFYQYFRRGLNVSLSTDDPLQFAFTKEPLMEEYAVAAQIYKLSPVDMCELAKNSVKQSGFESAIKEQWLGPKFKLPGKAGNAMVKTNVPDRREEFRYQTLREERDMLHKYIAYSAKGSSESTVTADQQSVAQSIIGGHQAVVHREHGSAASETAAVPALDSDGQNENMAGPGGPGSAAVFRNDVVASPSSLVQSREGSWPNDPHTSGQDPKLFPGVFSRSQTGSS